A region of the Sarcophilus harrisii chromosome 3, mSarHar1.11, whole genome shotgun sequence genome:
cactctcagcaccctgactccacctctgcctcaatctaccccctgagtctgagccatgtgtatataggtcattgagaactctccttgtttgctggattcttggagatgatagtctcattcagccctgggatcaaaccatggatccatttggtcctagtatatctctccatttaataaattattaaatactctctaatctctatcttgctcagtttctcccttGGGCCTCAGGATGGCTGgggatctgaattcttggcctggagaggccggccccctggatttttttttccagagcctgtgggaaagagagcagtttccagccagaAATGTGCCTGAAGCCCCATGGTGGACACCCCAGTTCGGCCATtggagagtaagtttgtctgaGTACTTTTTGGAGTATCATCTGGTTAAGTCTTAAGagctgttctgttctgttctgttatGTGCTAGCCCctggattcccagaattatgaaatgctgaCGCGCATAAATTCTGGGAGTAGGGTCCCTAAAGACATACctggttctgtgtgccagttggcacaactctgggcattccagagtataaatctgaGTGTCTTTTTTAAAGAGGCcatctggctaaaaaaaaaaaaagttcagtttgGATTCTGGGAAGGAGCTAGCAACTTCCCTCAGTCTAAAATTTCTATATACCCTCCggtctgtgttaaatgttttatattataactgCTCAATCAGTGTCTGTGTTTGACTGTCCTATTGGTTCAGAGCTCTGCTAAATTAAGAAGTTTGAAATTAGTTAAAATTTACTTgtgattttaaagttaaaaaaaactggcACTTGGGTAGTTTAAATTTAGGTGTGGCTTGAATGGAGCTATGCTAGATAAGGCCTTTAGAGAACAAAAGgagtttatgctaattgctttgaacTCTGGCTAGAGAAAACATCTAATTAGAAATTTtaggatgattttaaaattactgttgCCTTTGCAGGCTAGATTTTGTTATCTTTGAATGTAAGATCTTAAGAACTTGTTGGggtgaagttctgttaacttactTGAAAGGGGTCAGTGTCTCCAATTAGGGTCTGACTTTTCTAAAGGCTTCAACACCAAGTTGAAACTTAAAGAAAGTCCACCACTGGGGATAATGGCCGCGTGGGGCCAGAAAGAAATTCATTAttgaaatatgataggaaaagcagttttatattactGGGAATTTAAAGCTATATTTGATTGGATTTTAAGTTATAATATAGGTTATTAATACAAAATGCTAGTAGCTTACCTTGTGGGGTGGTGTTTGTTTCTCCCTACTTAGATGATATGTTGCTTTCTAGATAAAACTATTGGGCAATTTGTAAACTATGCTCTGTTGGGTATATGTATTAAGTTTTctgaaatttggtttttaaagttcaaaaaaaaaaaaaaaagaaagtgatttaaagactagggacaagaaagattgatttgcaaaagcaatgaATAGTTTAAGAGGAGCATCTAGTATTGGTTTAGGAGTCTCTATTCTCTATCttgttcagtttctccagcattactaTTTATCTGATGCATATCTCAACTATTTACACCTCTAAGTAACCAAGATCAGGGTCTTAAGGGGTTTCATGATTTACATCATAGcagaggaatttttaaaaagtgtactTTGTATCAGACCTATGAGCATTTGAGGTATTTGTGTGTCTGATCAATAAACTTCGAAGAAAGCATAAACAGGACTTCTCCGCCTGGCCCCAGTATGTCACATTCTTCATCTCACTACCTCCAAgaggatgtggctctttccatcaatgagatgattcaggccaggtccaaagatcttgtgatgaagatagtcatctgcacccagagagaagactgggggACCTGAGGgtggatcccaacatagcattctcactctttatgttgttgtttgttatgTTTAAGtacagaactctgtacttgaaacaaggattcttataaggtgttaagtcagtgggaTTGATGaggcaatggttatctagtttagcatggtgattaatagttctctggttcagtatgattgaatttaTCTTACAATGAATAATGGttccctaatgatataatgattagtttatactcagtatactgcatataagctgggacaaattcagatttattccatcttccacctttgtggtggctgaaggctggagcacaaaccctgggacttcaagacagagaccatcatGGTGATCGATGAAGCCCGTGTTAGCATCTTGGATATTTTAGAATAAGCCAGAGAGGATCAgcgaaagtccttgatctttattctttgtgaaaGTGAACAGAAGCATCATGAACTCCTGTTTATGGATGGGAACACACTAAGTTCATGCAGGAGCGAGGGCAGCGTATAGAGATGGTAGCGTTATTTGATCCTTTTAAGGAGACAGGTGTCCAACCACGCACTGTTGTGCTGCAGGGGGCTGCTGGTATTGGGAAGACCACCCTGGCCAGCAAGGTGATGTTGGACTGGGCAGAGGGAAACCTCTTCCAGGAGAGGTTCAACTATGTTTTCTATCTCACCTGCAGAGAACTGAACccattagaaggaaaaataatcagttttgctgatttAATTGCCAATGACTGGCCTGGCTCCCAGACTCCCATAACAGAGATCATGTTCCAGCCAGAGaggcttctgttcatcattgatggTTTAGATGAACTGAAATTCCCTTGTAACGAGCACAAATATGATCTATGCAAAGACTGGAAGCAGAAGGAGCCAGTATCCATCTTGTTGAGCAGTTTACTGAGGAAAACCTTGCTCCCTGAAGCCTGCTTGCTGCTCACAAGACTCACTGCTCTGGGGAAATTTTGTCCTTTGTTAGAGAGTCCACGTCATGTGGAGATCCTGGGCTTCTCAGAGCAGCATAGAAAGGAGTATTTCTGCAAATTTTTCATAGATAAAGATTTAGGTGAAAAGGCCTTTCATTTAGTAAAAAGCAATGACACACTATTCACTATGTTCTGTGTTCCCCTGATGAACTGGATTGTCTTCACTTGCCTGAAACAGCAGATGGAGAAGGGACAAGATCCTGTCCAGGTTTTGAAAACCACCACTGCCCTCTACATGTGTTATCTTTCCAATTCAATCATCCCTGATGACAAGAACTTCATCCCTCAGCACTTGAGGGGTCTGTGTCGCTTGGCTGCTGAGGGGATCTGGGACAGGAAACTGCTGTTTGAGGAAGAGGACCTCAGGAGGAATAACTTGGAGGCAGCTGATGTCTCTGCTTTCTTAGACATGAATCTTTTCCAGAAAGACAGTGGCTGTGAAAACTGCTACAGCTTCATTCACTTGAGCTTCCAAGAGTTTTTGCTGCCATGTTCTATGTGATGAGCACAGAGGAAGAAGGGATGAAGAGTTCTGACTCCTTCATCCCAGGTGTCAGAGAACTTCTGGAGGAGTGTAGTGGGCTTAATGCCAGCTTTGTGGTTCTGGTGGTCCGCTTCCTGTTTGGCTTCCTAAACGTAGAGACAGCAAGGGAGCTGGAGAGAAAATTCAGATGCAGAATGTCACCGGAAATCAAGTCACAGTTACTGCAGTGGGCTCAGGGAGAatccaaaataaatgaacaaaacgATTTTTCTATGATTTATCTCCCAGAATTTTATTCTCACTTATATGAGACTCAAGATTCTGAATTTGTAACACAGGTGCTAGGTAACATCCATGAAATCAAAATAGAGAAGTTTACGACCAGTATGATGCCCTGAATGTAACTTACTGCATTAAGCACTGTTATAGGGCAAGAAAAATATACTTGTCattgtcttcatttctttctttcttttttttactttactatttaaattttattagagaaatttttacatgattatcACATTTCTCAGAATGTCCTTTAATGTGTGTTTACAGAAAATATGCTAAAATTAATATCTGTAATGACACCTTGTTATCGTAAGTTGTCATACTTGTTTAAATCAAAACTCTTGTGCACTCATGTATGTTTAATGGTGATCTGAGTCCCTATCGCTGTTAATTTCAGCATAAATACTTCATTTATCACTTTTTCAAATTTGAGTAATACTGGACAATGATTCTATGGCATATCTACTCCCAAGAGCTATTCCTCTACATAAAACACATAGGGTGCTATATTTTGTGtgttaatttttcaaaaagaatattctacaaattaggaaataagtataaggaaaataagaggtttacaaagtacaaatatcttattatatttttataaaatgacaacTAGGTATCTGCTATAAATCAACGTGTTATAAATTGCTAGTTTATAAAGTAAACAGTTGTGAGTTTTGTCTAAATGTCACTTAACTTATAAAATTGTTATAAATGATGCTATAAAATAATCATTGCATCTCATCAACCCTTGCATCCCAGTAATGGTCCCCAAAGCCCAACATCATGAATTACAATCAAATTTCAGGAGACCTTATTTAGACAATTAAATCAAAGTAACTATAATCTAAGTACATTCTTTCAAGTATAATAAATTTAGTTTTTTGGGTTTATTATTAGCAATTAACTTTAAGTGCAATTTCTCATGTTCTCATATACTTTGCagtctagttcctttttttttttttaaagatgcaggTACAATATACTTGATAGAATATTTCACTTCATATAAAAACTGTTAATATATACTGTAGGGGAATATCAtacttaaattcaattctaataactaaaatttcaaataaaaagatttgaaagCACTTTAATTATTGTTTAAACACTTGAGTATGATCCCTCCCTCATATAGCAATCTATTAAAGTAATTGGAAATAACTGATTCTATCACTGACTCCCAAAACAGGAGCCCTGCCTTACAAAATATTAATAGGTTATGTTGTAAGTTGGTCCTTTTGGTCCCCtttcaaaaagaatatttattctgCACTATCATATTCTAAATATGCACACTTTGAAAACATAACATGAAGgtctaaaataaattttgatacaatattgttaaatttttcgATATGAGAAAAAGATGTAGTATTTTGCTTGTGAATATGTAATAGAATACACTTCACAGCAGTTCTACTATATTATTGTACTTCATATGTCATTATTGAACATAAGTAAAATATACTATCTAGcgaagaaataagaaagtttaaGGCCTTTGGATGTCATCTATCATCATTACACAAATTCTAGAATTGCGTACGTATAATACTGCCGTATAATATGAATTCAAAACATTCCCAGCTATATTTTAGTAGCCATATCAACTATGAATACTggatacatgttttata
Encoded here:
- the LOC100923605 gene encoding LOW QUALITY PROTEIN: NACHT, LRR and PYD domains-containing protein 12-like (The sequence of the model RefSeq protein was modified relative to this genomic sequence to represent the inferred CDS: inserted 1 base in 1 codon; deleted 2 bases in 1 codon) produces the protein MIEKGDCGQPVLDLILMKSLQTRSSPDGLEGRLLGLHWAGHEEGTPVYGWEHTKFMQERGQRIEMVALFDPFKETGVQPRTVVLQGAAGIGKTTLASKVMLDWAEGNLFQERFNYVFYLTCRELNPLEGKIISFADLIANDWPGSQTPITEIMFQPERLLFIIDGLDELKFPCNEHKYDLCKDWKQKEPVSILLSSLLRKTLLPEACLLLTRLTALGKFCPLLESPRHVEILGFSEQHRKEYFCKFFIDKDLGEKAFHLVKSNDTLFTMFCVPLMNWIVFTCLKQQMEKGQDPVQVLKTTTALYMCYLSNSIIPDDKNFIPQHLRGLCRLAAEGIWDRKLLFEEEDLRRNNLEAADVSAFLDMNLFQKDSGCENCYSFIHLSFQEXFAAMFYVMSTEEEGMKSSDSFIPGVRELLEECSGLNASFVVLVVRFLFGFLNVETARELERKFRCRMSPEIKSQLLQWAQGESKINEQNDFSMIYLPEFYSHLYETQDSEFVTQVLGNIHEIKIEVYDQYDALNVTYCIKHCYRARKIYLISDYTGFAVNFLDFFSAENLTSLHLFDTHIQEDAVELLHISWQNRIVSYKQSVRRGPTPSRGTNTSQGAQHLPDGPNTSQRAQHLPGGPTPPRGAQHLPGGPTPPRGPNTSQGAHADAVGDI